A stretch of Microbacterium sp. 4R-513 DNA encodes these proteins:
- a CDS encoding DUF6379 domain-containing protein, with product MPNGLIADDSLRPHPDGLALQLTIPWYRSLWLSSVSTIRLTVDGAEIPSDDLAFELDGTRYALDELPEQSDTLWFLQSHPLLVARLDVPVALGEQHEVEIFGELRLPYMQIAPGQDGGPGMYVPNIVHQSFSLTVTDQDAPPRALVTDVGAPPPASADDPFKLGLTLYSASAEFRAGWYDFDGLLDRVAELGIGPGIEIVASQVLPTYPVVSDEFVTQWRAAFDKHGFDESSFGANLDMGRRRDRDMTPDEEFEFSELLFQGAKKLGFPLVRIQSAKPELLRRLLPVAESLDLKLAYEIHAPMGPNSPEILKVRDAYAELDSPLLGFVADFSSTMHAMSPTLLRAVRRAGLDDEAVDRLQQIWATDASMRDRQQEFIAYLNSRDFDPGRLGSFAHLAFNMHGHVDPREWADIMPQILHVHAKFYDIDENGQEPAIDYPELVRVFVEGGYRGYWSSEWEGHAFAELGEVDPLVLVRKQHDLIRTSMHAVEAARV from the coding sequence ATGCCCAACGGACTCATCGCCGACGACAGCCTCCGCCCGCACCCCGACGGGCTCGCGCTGCAGCTCACCATCCCCTGGTACCGGAGCCTGTGGCTCTCGTCGGTGTCGACGATCCGCCTCACCGTCGACGGGGCCGAGATACCCTCCGACGACCTCGCCTTCGAGCTGGACGGCACGCGCTATGCGCTCGACGAACTGCCCGAGCAGAGCGACACGCTGTGGTTCCTCCAGAGCCACCCGCTGCTGGTCGCGCGACTCGACGTGCCCGTCGCGCTCGGAGAGCAGCACGAGGTCGAGATCTTCGGCGAGCTGCGCCTGCCCTATATGCAGATCGCACCCGGTCAGGACGGCGGCCCCGGCATGTACGTCCCGAACATCGTGCACCAGAGCTTCTCGCTGACGGTGACGGACCAGGATGCCCCGCCGCGCGCGCTGGTGACCGATGTCGGGGCTCCGCCGCCGGCGTCGGCGGACGACCCCTTCAAGCTGGGGCTCACGCTCTACTCCGCCAGTGCGGAGTTCCGCGCCGGCTGGTACGACTTCGACGGCCTGCTCGACCGCGTGGCCGAGCTCGGCATCGGCCCGGGCATCGAGATCGTCGCGTCGCAGGTTCTGCCGACGTATCCCGTCGTCTCGGACGAGTTCGTCACCCAGTGGCGGGCCGCCTTCGACAAGCACGGCTTCGACGAGAGCTCGTTCGGCGCGAACCTCGACATGGGGCGCCGTCGCGACCGCGACATGACCCCCGACGAGGAGTTCGAGTTCAGCGAGCTGCTCTTCCAGGGCGCCAAGAAGCTCGGCTTCCCGCTCGTCCGCATCCAGAGCGCCAAGCCCGAGCTCCTCCGCCGGCTGCTCCCCGTCGCTGAGAGCCTCGATCTGAAGCTCGCGTACGAGATCCACGCGCCGATGGGGCCGAACTCGCCCGAGATACTCAAGGTGCGCGACGCCTACGCCGAGCTCGACTCGCCTCTCCTCGGGTTCGTTGCGGACTTCTCCTCGACCATGCACGCCATGTCGCCGACCCTGCTGCGGGCCGTGCGCCGCGCGGGGCTCGACGACGAGGCGGTGGATCGCCTTCAGCAGATCTGGGCGACGGATGCCTCGATGCGCGACCGTCAGCAGGAGTTCATCGCCTATCTGAACAGCCGCGACTTCGACCCGGGTCGCCTCGGATCGTTCGCGCACCTCGCGTTCAACATGCACGGGCACGTCGACCCGCGCGAATGGGCCGACATCATGCCGCAGATCCTGCACGTGCACGCGAAGTTCTACGACATCGACGAGAACGGACAGGAGCCCGCGATCGACTACCCGGAGCTCGTCCGCGTGTTCGTCGAGGGCGGCTACCGCGGCTACTGGTCGAGCGAGTGGGAGGGTCACGCCTTCGCCGAGCTCGGCGAGGTCGACCCGCTCGTGCTCGTGCGCAAGCAGCACGATCTGATCCGGACGTCGATGCACGCGGTGGAGGCCGCGCGTGTCTGA